The following proteins are encoded in a genomic region of Nocardioides renjunii:
- a CDS encoding DUF1353 domain-containing protein translates to MRSRERDGRVGAGVAQEPRRFYDGGTLPSEDGPGEPPDPGSDPRIVLERHAEEDVELFELERRIAYRDRHLGELLVPADAHFRTDLTSVPALFTWLVPKTGAHLPAALLHDALVAGRDDPTSYVSTEGHVVDRVAADRVFRDAMADTGTGVIRRWIVWTAVTVATVFVGRAVPWSRAKHWSYRVAAGTTIATVLYLGYSATGDLVDRSWPGAVDVPWMGERAWWVEALGGLSGAIVLPLALSLLWGRLRMAGAIAGVMLAVLLHVTLGLAAIGATYLALERLARRSPVLGWTLAATVVVAAITTFGLVTLS, encoded by the coding sequence ATGCGATCTCGGGAGCGCGACGGACGGGTGGGCGCGGGCGTGGCCCAGGAGCCGCGCCGGTTCTACGACGGGGGCACCCTGCCGTCCGAGGACGGGCCCGGTGAGCCGCCGGACCCGGGGTCGGACCCCCGCATCGTGCTGGAGCGGCACGCCGAGGAGGACGTCGAGCTGTTCGAGCTCGAGCGGCGCATCGCCTACCGCGACCGCCACCTCGGCGAGCTGCTCGTGCCCGCCGACGCCCACTTCCGCACCGACCTCACCTCGGTGCCGGCGCTGTTCACCTGGCTGGTGCCCAAGACCGGCGCGCACCTGCCGGCGGCCCTGCTCCACGACGCGCTGGTGGCCGGCCGCGACGACCCGACGTCGTACGTGTCCACCGAGGGGCACGTCGTCGACCGGGTCGCGGCCGACCGGGTCTTCCGCGACGCGATGGCCGACACCGGCACCGGGGTGATCCGGCGCTGGATCGTCTGGACGGCCGTCACCGTGGCGACGGTCTTCGTGGGACGGGCCGTGCCGTGGTCGCGGGCCAAGCACTGGTCCTACCGGGTGGCGGCCGGCACCACGATCGCGACGGTCCTCTACCTCGGCTACAGCGCGACCGGCGACCTCGTCGACCGGTCGTGGCCCGGGGCGGTGGACGTGCCGTGGATGGGCGAGCGCGCCTGGTGGGTGGAGGCGCTCGGCGGGCTGTCCGGCGCCATCGTGCTCCCGCTCGCCCTCAGCCTGCTGTGGGGGCGGCTGCGGATGGCCGGTGCGATCGCGGGCGTCATGCTCGCGGTCCTGCTCCACGTCACCCTCGGCCTCGCCGCCATCGGCGCGACCTACCTCGCGCTCGAGCGGCTGGCCCGGCGCTCACCCGTCCTCGGCTGGACCCTCGCCGCCACCGTGGTCGTCGCCGCCATCACCACCTTCGGCCTGGTGACGTTGAGCTGA